Proteins encoded by one window of Octopus bimaculoides isolate UCB-OBI-ISO-001 chromosome 4, ASM119413v2, whole genome shotgun sequence:
- the LOC106874858 gene encoding zinc finger protein 83 isoform X4, giving the protein MVTRSGRVITKRQGHHSNQLAYCQNTLNCHDSSYQEQSSTSNNHTLVKTSLSNMSFVTRFHINSNVPDFYTSALPLEDVICKQNFNYVLNKKISAANRKLKFHCSEIPYKINKNISNLTNMSRTTSYLAESLPITTRYLNNIPLGENPFCLEDNIKAGGIKPSEHYTYEPLNMLLCDRYVSTNHSFLISHSSKGGKQNSDSDQKVSTDYSRFSVNELLYPYNSFELNTNVSCHNCLKCKRSFNNFSALAAHARSHSDQKNKCGICGKIFTRSWLLKGHMRTHTGERPFQCTHNGCNRAFADKSNLRSHMLIHTVKSKNFLCEKCGRAFAQKRYLHKHRLEVCQVI; this is encoded by the coding sequence ATGGTTACCAGATCTGGACGCGTTATAACTAAAAGGCAAGGTCATCATTCCAACCAATTAGCTTATTGTCAGAACACTTTAAATTGCCATGATTCTTCATACCAAGAACAGAGCTCAACATCCAATAATCACACATTAGTAAAGACTTCGTTGAGTAATATGTCCTTTGTGACACGTTTTCATATCAATAGTAATGTTCCAGATTTCTATACATCTGCTCTACCTTTGGAAGATGTGATTTGCAAACAGAATTTTAACTATGTTTTGAACAAGAAGATTTCAGCTGCTAATCGAAAATTAAAGTTCCACTGCTCTGAGAtcccatataaaataaataaaaacatcagTAACTTGACAAACATGTCCAGAACTACGTCCTATCTTGCTGAGTCTTTGCCTATTACAACCCGATATCTAAATAATATACCTCTTGGAGAGAATCCATTTTGTTTAGAAGATAATATTAAGGCTGGAGGTATTAAACCAAGTGAACATTATACATATGAACCACTCAATATGTTGCTGTGTGACAGATATGTTTCTACCAATCACTCTTTCTTGATTAGCCATTCATCTAAAGGAGGGAAGCAAAATTCTGATTCTGACCAAAAAGTTTCAACAGATTACTCCAGGTTTTCTGTAAATGAATTACTATACCCTTATAATTCATTTGAGTTGAACACTAATGTATCCTGTCACAACTGTTTAAAATGCAAACGCTCTTTCAACAACTTTTCAGCCCTTGCTGCTCATGCTCGGTCTCACTCTGATCAGAAAAACAAGTGTGGTATTTGTGGAAAGATTTTTACTCGTTCTTGGCTTCTAAAAGGccatatgcgtacacatacaggTGAAAGGCCATTTCAATGCACACATAATGGATGTAATCGAGCATTTGCAGACAAATCTAATTTACGCTCGCATATGTTAATTCACACTGTTAAAAGCAAGAATTTTCTTTGTGAAAAATGTGGTCGAGCTTTTGCTCAGAAGCGTTACTTACATAAACATCGGCTTGAAGTATGTCAAGtgatttaa
- the LOC106874858 gene encoding zinc finger protein 83 isoform X1, with product MPRCFLDAIRGYKNGKYRGGVAFDPSVMVTRSGRVITKRQGHHSNQLAYCQNTLNCHDSSYQEQSSTSNNHTLVKTSLSNMSFVTRFHINSNVPDFYTSALPLEDVICKQNFNYVLNKKISAANRKLKFHCSEIPYKINKNISNLTNMSRTTSYLAESLPITTRYLNNIPLGENPFCLEDNIKAGGIKPSEHYTYEPLNMLLCDRYVSTNHSFLISHSSKGGKQNSDSDQKVSTDYSRFSVNELLYPYNSFELNTNVSCHNCLKCKRSFNNFSALAAHARSHSDQKNKCGICGKIFTRSWLLKGHMRTHTGERPFQCTHNGCNRAFADKSNLRSHMLIHTVKSKNFLCEKCGRAFAQKRYLHKHRLEVCQVI from the exons ATGCCTAGGTGTTTCCTTGATGCCATCAGGggatataaaaatggaaaataccGCGGTGGAGTTG CTTTTGATCCCAGTGTTATGGTTACCAGATCTGGACGCGTTATAACTAAAAGGCAAGGTCATCATTCCAACCAATTAGCTTATTGTCAGAACACTTTAAATTGCCATGATTCTTCATACCAAGAACAGAGCTCAACATCCAATAATCACACATTAGTAAAGACTTCGTTGAGTAATATGTCCTTTGTGACACGTTTTCATATCAATAGTAATGTTCCAGATTTCTATACATCTGCTCTACCTTTGGAAGATGTGATTTGCAAACAGAATTTTAACTATGTTTTGAACAAGAAGATTTCAGCTGCTAATCGAAAATTAAAGTTCCACTGCTCTGAGAtcccatataaaataaataaaaacatcagTAACTTGACAAACATGTCCAGAACTACGTCCTATCTTGCTGAGTCTTTGCCTATTACAACCCGATATCTAAATAATATACCTCTTGGAGAGAATCCATTTTGTTTAGAAGATAATATTAAGGCTGGAGGTATTAAACCAAGTGAACATTATACATATGAACCACTCAATATGTTGCTGTGTGACAGATATGTTTCTACCAATCACTCTTTCTTGATTAGCCATTCATCTAAAGGAGGGAAGCAAAATTCTGATTCTGACCAAAAAGTTTCAACAGATTACTCCAGGTTTTCTGTAAATGAATTACTATACCCTTATAATTCATTTGAGTTGAACACTAATGTATCCTGTCACAACTGTTTAAAATGCAAACGCTCTTTCAACAACTTTTCAGCCCTTGCTGCTCATGCTCGGTCTCACTCTGATCAGAAAAACAAGTGTGGTATTTGTGGAAAGATTTTTACTCGTTCTTGGCTTCTAAAAGGccatatgcgtacacatacaggTGAAAGGCCATTTCAATGCACACATAATGGATGTAATCGAGCATTTGCAGACAAATCTAATTTACGCTCGCATATGTTAATTCACACTGTTAAAAGCAAGAATTTTCTTTGTGAAAAATGTGGTCGAGCTTTTGCTCAGAAGCGTTACTTACATAAACATCGGCTTGAAGTATGTCAAGtgatttaa
- the LOC106874858 gene encoding zinc finger protein 83 isoform X3, which produces MKSILLAFDPSVMVTRSGRVITKRQGHHSNQLAYCQNTLNCHDSSYQEQSSTSNNHTLVKTSLSNMSFVTRFHINSNVPDFYTSALPLEDVICKQNFNYVLNKKISAANRKLKFHCSEIPYKINKNISNLTNMSRTTSYLAESLPITTRYLNNIPLGENPFCLEDNIKAGGIKPSEHYTYEPLNMLLCDRYVSTNHSFLISHSSKGGKQNSDSDQKVSTDYSRFSVNELLYPYNSFELNTNVSCHNCLKCKRSFNNFSALAAHARSHSDQKNKCGICGKIFTRSWLLKGHMRTHTGERPFQCTHNGCNRAFADKSNLRSHMLIHTVKSKNFLCEKCGRAFAQKRYLHKHRLEVCQVI; this is translated from the exons ATGAAATCGATTTTACTTG CTTTTGATCCCAGTGTTATGGTTACCAGATCTGGACGCGTTATAACTAAAAGGCAAGGTCATCATTCCAACCAATTAGCTTATTGTCAGAACACTTTAAATTGCCATGATTCTTCATACCAAGAACAGAGCTCAACATCCAATAATCACACATTAGTAAAGACTTCGTTGAGTAATATGTCCTTTGTGACACGTTTTCATATCAATAGTAATGTTCCAGATTTCTATACATCTGCTCTACCTTTGGAAGATGTGATTTGCAAACAGAATTTTAACTATGTTTTGAACAAGAAGATTTCAGCTGCTAATCGAAAATTAAAGTTCCACTGCTCTGAGAtcccatataaaataaataaaaacatcagTAACTTGACAAACATGTCCAGAACTACGTCCTATCTTGCTGAGTCTTTGCCTATTACAACCCGATATCTAAATAATATACCTCTTGGAGAGAATCCATTTTGTTTAGAAGATAATATTAAGGCTGGAGGTATTAAACCAAGTGAACATTATACATATGAACCACTCAATATGTTGCTGTGTGACAGATATGTTTCTACCAATCACTCTTTCTTGATTAGCCATTCATCTAAAGGAGGGAAGCAAAATTCTGATTCTGACCAAAAAGTTTCAACAGATTACTCCAGGTTTTCTGTAAATGAATTACTATACCCTTATAATTCATTTGAGTTGAACACTAATGTATCCTGTCACAACTGTTTAAAATGCAAACGCTCTTTCAACAACTTTTCAGCCCTTGCTGCTCATGCTCGGTCTCACTCTGATCAGAAAAACAAGTGTGGTATTTGTGGAAAGATTTTTACTCGTTCTTGGCTTCTAAAAGGccatatgcgtacacatacaggTGAAAGGCCATTTCAATGCACACATAATGGATGTAATCGAGCATTTGCAGACAAATCTAATTTACGCTCGCATATGTTAATTCACACTGTTAAAAGCAAGAATTTTCTTTGTGAAAAATGTGGTCGAGCTTTTGCTCAGAAGCGTTACTTACATAAACATCGGCTTGAAGTATGTCAAGtgatttaa
- the LOC106874858 gene encoding zinc finger protein 83 isoform X2: MAETKQLKAFDPSVMVTRSGRVITKRQGHHSNQLAYCQNTLNCHDSSYQEQSSTSNNHTLVKTSLSNMSFVTRFHINSNVPDFYTSALPLEDVICKQNFNYVLNKKISAANRKLKFHCSEIPYKINKNISNLTNMSRTTSYLAESLPITTRYLNNIPLGENPFCLEDNIKAGGIKPSEHYTYEPLNMLLCDRYVSTNHSFLISHSSKGGKQNSDSDQKVSTDYSRFSVNELLYPYNSFELNTNVSCHNCLKCKRSFNNFSALAAHARSHSDQKNKCGICGKIFTRSWLLKGHMRTHTGERPFQCTHNGCNRAFADKSNLRSHMLIHTVKSKNFLCEKCGRAFAQKRYLHKHRLEVCQVI; this comes from the exons atggctgaaacaaaacaGTTGAAAG CTTTTGATCCCAGTGTTATGGTTACCAGATCTGGACGCGTTATAACTAAAAGGCAAGGTCATCATTCCAACCAATTAGCTTATTGTCAGAACACTTTAAATTGCCATGATTCTTCATACCAAGAACAGAGCTCAACATCCAATAATCACACATTAGTAAAGACTTCGTTGAGTAATATGTCCTTTGTGACACGTTTTCATATCAATAGTAATGTTCCAGATTTCTATACATCTGCTCTACCTTTGGAAGATGTGATTTGCAAACAGAATTTTAACTATGTTTTGAACAAGAAGATTTCAGCTGCTAATCGAAAATTAAAGTTCCACTGCTCTGAGAtcccatataaaataaataaaaacatcagTAACTTGACAAACATGTCCAGAACTACGTCCTATCTTGCTGAGTCTTTGCCTATTACAACCCGATATCTAAATAATATACCTCTTGGAGAGAATCCATTTTGTTTAGAAGATAATATTAAGGCTGGAGGTATTAAACCAAGTGAACATTATACATATGAACCACTCAATATGTTGCTGTGTGACAGATATGTTTCTACCAATCACTCTTTCTTGATTAGCCATTCATCTAAAGGAGGGAAGCAAAATTCTGATTCTGACCAAAAAGTTTCAACAGATTACTCCAGGTTTTCTGTAAATGAATTACTATACCCTTATAATTCATTTGAGTTGAACACTAATGTATCCTGTCACAACTGTTTAAAATGCAAACGCTCTTTCAACAACTTTTCAGCCCTTGCTGCTCATGCTCGGTCTCACTCTGATCAGAAAAACAAGTGTGGTATTTGTGGAAAGATTTTTACTCGTTCTTGGCTTCTAAAAGGccatatgcgtacacatacaggTGAAAGGCCATTTCAATGCACACATAATGGATGTAATCGAGCATTTGCAGACAAATCTAATTTACGCTCGCATATGTTAATTCACACTGTTAAAAGCAAGAATTTTCTTTGTGAAAAATGTGGTCGAGCTTTTGCTCAGAAGCGTTACTTACATAAACATCGGCTTGAAGTATGTCAAGtgatttaa